A genomic window from Massilia sp. METH4 includes:
- a CDS encoding Cache 3/Cache 2 fusion domain-containing protein, whose translation MTFGLLALTLGVLIAIISISTSRLLEDRAIASVQQELTGVKNMVDLFNTAVSSDVNAFAKMLASEFDGQFSLDTATTIDVGGKSTPALKIGDRVLNNDFTIPDAFTKKSGAGATIFVASGEDFVRVSTTTKKEDGSRAVGTILDHKHPGYAVLRNGQSYTGMATLFGKPFITRYDPVRDAAGKIVGVLYVGVNISHEIATLKERIGSIKVGSTGYFYVLDSTPGPNLGKLIVHPKREGDVILDSKDSDGRPFIREILEKGEGVITYPWLNPDETSPREKIVAYTTFKGWNWVIAGGAYREEITAEAARLRNWYIAAGFAALAAFSAIMYFGVRRYITQPLREVEQAATRIAAGDLTVQLAVDGKDEIAGLTRAMNGISANLSAVVGQVRGGADQIALASGEIASGNQDLSSRTEQQAGNLEETASSMEELTATVRQNAENARQANQLAQNASDVAARGGAVVSQVVDTMGSIDASARKIVDIIGVIDGIAFQTNILALNAAVEAARAGEQGRGFAVVAGEVRTLAQRSAAAAQEIKGLIGNSVSQVEAGSKLVEQAGSTMQEVVASVRRVTDIMAEIRVASEEQSSGIEQVNMAITNMDQVTQQNAALVEQAAAAAAAMQEEAASLARVVRQFQLDEARAKKTRVQDAGERIQIGRDLKEQDHLLTSV comes from the coding sequence ATGACTTTCGGCCTGCTCGCGCTGACGCTCGGCGTCCTGATCGCAATCATCAGTATCAGCACCAGCCGGTTGCTCGAAGATCGCGCCATCGCCAGCGTCCAGCAAGAGCTTACCGGCGTGAAGAATATGGTGGACCTGTTCAATACGGCCGTCAGCAGCGACGTCAACGCCTTCGCGAAAATGCTGGCCTCCGAATTCGATGGTCAATTCTCGCTCGATACCGCTACCACGATCGACGTCGGCGGCAAGAGCACGCCGGCACTGAAGATCGGCGACCGCGTGCTCAATAACGATTTCACGATTCCCGATGCGTTTACCAAGAAGAGCGGCGCGGGCGCCACGATCTTCGTCGCCTCCGGTGAAGATTTCGTGCGCGTGTCGACCACTACAAAGAAGGAAGATGGCAGCCGCGCGGTCGGCACCATCCTCGACCACAAGCACCCGGGCTACGCGGTACTCCGCAATGGCCAGAGCTACACGGGCATGGCCACGCTGTTCGGCAAGCCGTTCATCACCCGCTACGATCCGGTGCGCGACGCTGCCGGCAAGATCGTGGGCGTGCTCTATGTCGGCGTGAACATTTCGCATGAAATAGCGACGCTGAAGGAACGCATCGGCTCGATCAAGGTGGGCAGCACCGGTTACTTCTACGTGCTCGACTCCACGCCGGGCCCGAACCTCGGCAAGCTGATCGTGCACCCGAAGCGCGAAGGCGACGTGATCCTCGATTCCAAGGATTCCGACGGCCGCCCGTTCATCCGCGAAATCCTGGAAAAAGGCGAAGGCGTGATCACCTACCCGTGGCTGAATCCGGACGAGACGTCGCCGCGTGAAAAGATCGTGGCCTACACCACCTTCAAGGGCTGGAACTGGGTGATCGCCGGTGGCGCCTATCGCGAGGAAATCACGGCCGAAGCGGCGCGCCTGCGCAACTGGTATATCGCGGCGGGCTTCGCGGCACTGGCGGCATTCTCCGCGATCATGTATTTCGGCGTGCGTCGCTACATCACCCAGCCGCTGCGCGAAGTGGAGCAAGCCGCCACCCGGATCGCCGCCGGCGACCTGACCGTGCAGCTGGCCGTCGACGGCAAGGATGAAATCGCCGGCCTGACGCGCGCGATGAACGGCATCAGCGCCAACCTCTCGGCCGTGGTCGGCCAGGTGCGCGGCGGTGCCGACCAGATCGCGCTGGCATCCGGCGAGATTGCCAGCGGCAACCAGGACCTGTCGTCGCGCACCGAGCAGCAGGCCGGCAACCTGGAGGAGACGGCCAGCTCGATGGAAGAATTGACGGCTACCGTGCGCCAGAACGCGGAAAACGCGCGGCAGGCGAACCAGCTGGCGCAAAACGCTTCCGACGTGGCCGCCCGCGGGGGCGCCGTGGTGTCGCAGGTGGTCGATACGATGGGTTCGATCGACGCTTCGGCCCGCAAGATCGTCGACATCATCGGCGTCATCGACGGCATCGCCTTCCAGACCAATATCCTGGCGCTGAACGCGGCCGTGGAAGCGGCCCGCGCCGGCGAACAGGGCCGGGGCTTTGCCGTGGTGGCGGGCGAAGTACGCACGCTGGCCCAGCGCAGCGCGGCGGCCGCGCAAGAGATCAAGGGCTTGATCGGCAATTCCGTCAGCCAGGTCGAGGCCGGCAGCAAGCTGGTCGAGCAGGCCGGCAGCACGATGCAGGAAGTGGTGGCCAGCGTGCGCCGCGTAACTGATATCATGGCCGAGATCCGCGTGGCCAGCGAGGAGCAGTCCTCCGGCATCGAGCAGGTGAACATGGCGATCACGAATATGGACCAGGTGACGCAGCAGAACGCCGCGCTCGTCGAGCAGGCCGCCGCGGCGGCCGCGGCGATGCAGGAAGAAGCCGCCAGCCTGGCGCGCGTGGTGCGCCAGTTCCAGCTCGACGAGGCGCGGGCAAAAAAAACCCGCGTCCAGGACGCGGGTGAAAGGATTCAAATCGGGAGAGATTTGAAAGAGCAAGACCATCTTCTCACGTCCGTATGA
- a CDS encoding YceI family protein, which produces MKKLIALVLAAGFSSVAFAAPETYVIDDAHTFARFSYSHLGFSTQESRFDKTKGKITIDRAAKTGSTEITIDTKSVNTGNDLFNSHIKGADFFDVEKYPAITFKSTKFNFSGDALASVDGNLTVKGVTKPVTLKVNSFKCQPHPMAKKDACGANATATIKRSEFNAGKYAPNVSDEVTLTIAVEAIKE; this is translated from the coding sequence ATGAAAAAACTGATCGCCCTCGTGCTGGCCGCCGGCTTTTCCAGCGTTGCCTTTGCTGCGCCGGAAACCTATGTGATCGACGACGCGCATACCTTCGCGCGCTTCTCGTACAGCCACCTGGGCTTCTCGACCCAGGAAAGCCGTTTCGACAAGACGAAAGGCAAGATCACGATCGACCGCGCCGCCAAGACCGGCTCGACGGAAATCACGATCGACACCAAGTCCGTCAACACGGGCAATGACCTGTTCAACAGCCACATCAAGGGCGCCGACTTCTTCGACGTCGAGAAATACCCCGCCATCACCTTCAAGTCGACCAAGTTCAACTTCAGCGGCGACGCGCTGGCGTCGGTGGACGGCAACCTGACCGTCAAGGGCGTGACCAAGCCGGTCACCCTGAAAGTGAATTCGTTCAAGTGCCAGCCGCACCCGATGGCGAAGAAGGATGCCTGCGGCGCCAACGCGACCGCCACGATCAAGCGTTCCGAGTTCAACGCCGGCAAGTACGCGCCGAACGTGAGCGATGAAGTCACGCTGACCATCGCCGTCGAAGCCATCAAGGAATAA
- a CDS encoding phosphohydrolase, with amino-acid sequence MPSGRRLDLLDPTPFDWDDADLALGLARTYRWGGHSAWPLPLSVAQHSLTVLQLRRLAKTRPTPEAELRELLHDAEEGLLGFDCISVLKPFLGGAFRELTRRLERAIYVRYGLPAWTSAAYLAHKRADRLAAASEAVHVVGWTPDEVRRTLKIRVQPLRDDPLVALYGGTAWEPWPPALACERFLRELQRLKECST; translated from the coding sequence ATGCCCTCCGGCAGGCGCCTCGACCTGCTCGACCCCACGCCATTCGACTGGGACGACGCGGACCTGGCGCTGGGCCTGGCCCGCACCTACCGCTGGGGCGGGCACTCCGCCTGGCCGCTGCCCCTGTCCGTGGCCCAGCATTCGCTGACGGTGCTGCAACTGCGCCGCCTTGCCAAGACCCGCCCCACCCCCGAAGCCGAGCTGCGCGAACTGCTGCACGACGCCGAGGAAGGCTTGCTGGGCTTCGACTGCATTTCCGTCCTTAAACCATTCCTGGGCGGGGCGTTTCGCGAGCTGACGCGGCGCCTTGAAAGGGCGATCTACGTCCGCTACGGCCTGCCAGCGTGGACGAGCGCCGCCTACCTGGCCCACAAGCGCGCCGACAGGCTGGCCGCCGCGAGCGAAGCGGTCCACGTGGTCGGCTGGACACCGGACGAGGTGCGCCGCACGCTGAAAATCCGCGTCCAGCCGCTGCGCGACGATCCACTGGTCGCGCTGTATGGCGGAACGGCCTGGGAACCCTGGCCGCCGGCCCTGGCCTGCGAACGTTTTTTGCGGGAATTGCAGAGGTTGAAAGAGTGCAGCACCTGA
- a CDS encoding YceI family protein produces MLRIADDALIAITVRRGGALARLGHDHVVAVRRIDGRVDPAAGLAVLRFRLDEMTVDETALRREAGLTTQPTPDAIAGTRVNMLAKVLDAEKYPLVEVRARRTGEPGQLQADITLHGVTRSYSVPTVLDTSAQGVTARGTLVLKQTDFGITPFSVMGGALAVQDALEIRFILPARPIAPDAVR; encoded by the coding sequence ATGCTGCGCATCGCCGACGATGCGCTGATCGCCATCACCGTGCGGCGCGGGGGCGCCCTGGCCCGGCTCGGGCACGACCACGTGGTGGCGGTACGCCGCATCGACGGGCGCGTCGACCCGGCGGCCGGCCTGGCCGTGCTGCGTTTCCGTCTCGACGAGATGACGGTCGACGAAACGGCGCTGCGCCGGGAAGCGGGGCTGACCACACAACCTACGCCCGATGCCATCGCCGGCACCCGCGTCAATATGCTGGCGAAGGTGCTCGACGCGGAAAAATACCCGCTGGTCGAGGTGCGCGCGCGACGCACCGGCGAGCCGGGGCAACTGCAGGCAGACATCACCCTGCATGGCGTCACGCGCAGCTACAGCGTTCCCACGGTACTCGACACCAGTGCGCAAGGCGTTACCGCGCGCGGCACGCTGGTGCTGAAGCAGACCGATTTCGGCATCACGCCGTTTTCCGTGATGGGCGGCGCGCTGGCCGTGCAGGATGCGCTGGAGATACGTTTCATCTTGCCCGCTCGCCCTATTGCGCCGGACGCGGTACGATAG
- a CDS encoding chromate transporter, which produces MSGQPLPIMPIVLAWHDWLDLFVHYLVISLMSVGGTIATTAEMHRYLVEQHGWLTQAQFNDSIAIAQAAPGPNVLFVALMGWNVGMNAGSYAAAVLGVIVTMVGALLPSSVLMLLAASWAHRNRELRLVRAFKQGMAPLVIAMLVSTGIILGSANGNLATDWPLYAVSVTAALLIWRTRIHLLWLLAAGALLGAMGWL; this is translated from the coding sequence ATGAGCGGCCAGCCATTGCCGATCATGCCGATTGTGCTGGCGTGGCACGACTGGCTGGACCTGTTCGTCCACTACCTGGTGATCTCGCTGATGTCGGTGGGCGGCACGATTGCCACCACGGCGGAGATGCACCGCTACCTCGTCGAACAGCACGGCTGGCTGACGCAGGCGCAATTCAACGATTCCATCGCGATCGCCCAGGCGGCGCCGGGCCCGAACGTGCTGTTCGTGGCGCTGATGGGGTGGAACGTGGGCATGAACGCGGGCAGCTATGCGGCTGCCGTGCTGGGCGTGATCGTCACGATGGTCGGCGCCCTGCTTCCTTCCAGCGTGCTGATGCTGCTGGCGGCCAGCTGGGCCCACCGCAACCGCGAGCTGCGCCTGGTGCGCGCCTTCAAGCAGGGCATGGCGCCGCTGGTGATCGCCATGCTCGTCTCGACCGGCATCATCCTCGGCAGCGCCAACGGCAACCTCGCCACCGACTGGCCGCTGTACGCGGTATCGGTGACGGCCGCCCTGCTGATCTGGCGCACCCGCATCCACCTGCTGTGGCTGCTGGCGGCCGGCGCGCTGCTCGGGGCGATGGGCTGGCTGTGA
- a CDS encoding ATP-binding cassette domain-containing protein produces the protein MLHATLPLDSEPFAFTPEPAEPSPVRRPLRRQGVGVHLQGLTKSFGQRRVLDGIGLELKAGEFVAIVGRSGCGKSTLLRAIAGLDPIDDGRITVGTAVRHEEVPLRMMFQEARLLPWKTVLENVALGLPNGLHAAAGALAAVGLADRADAWPAQLSGGQRQRVALARALVHEPSLLLLDEPLGALDALTRIEMQQLIESLWRQRGFTAVLVTHDVQEAVALADRVLLIEEGRITLDLAIDLPRPRHRGNPAFAALEEKLLDRLLAR, from the coding sequence ATGCTGCACGCCACCTTACCCCTCGATAGCGAGCCCTTCGCCTTCACTCCCGAGCCGGCCGAGCCGTCGCCCGTGCGCCGGCCCTTGCGCCGGCAGGGCGTGGGCGTCCACCTGCAAGGCTTGACGAAATCGTTCGGCCAGCGCCGCGTGCTCGATGGCATCGGCCTGGAACTGAAGGCCGGCGAATTCGTCGCCATCGTGGGCCGCAGCGGCTGCGGCAAGAGCACGCTGCTGCGCGCGATCGCCGGGCTCGATCCCATCGACGATGGCCGCATCACCGTCGGCACGGCGGTGCGCCACGAAGAAGTGCCGCTGCGGATGATGTTCCAGGAAGCGCGGCTGTTGCCGTGGAAGACGGTGCTGGAAAACGTGGCGCTCGGCCTTCCGAATGGATTGCATGCGGCGGCCGGCGCGCTGGCTGCCGTAGGCCTGGCGGACCGCGCCGACGCGTGGCCCGCGCAACTGTCCGGCGGCCAGCGGCAGCGCGTGGCGCTCGCCCGCGCCCTCGTGCATGAACCGTCGCTGCTGCTGCTCGACGAGCCGCTCGGCGCCCTGGATGCGCTGACGCGCATCGAGATGCAGCAGCTGATCGAATCGCTGTGGCGCCAGCGCGGCTTCACCGCCGTGCTCGTCACGCACGATGTGCAGGAAGCGGTGGCGCTGGCCGACCGCGTGCTGCTGATCGAAGAGGGCCGCATCACCCTCGACCTCGCCATCGACCTGCCGCGCCCCCGCCACCGCGGCAACCCCGCCTTCGCCGCCCTCGAGGAAAAGCTGCTGGACCGCCTGCTGGCCCGCTGA
- a CDS encoding CheR family methyltransferase, giving the protein MAAQMGAAMEEHRPVPDPEVEALELSLLLEAVAQRYGFDFRNHDRAAVKRKLHALMARRGLGTLSQLQDRVLHDAATPGALLRALGVAPASMFDDTEEAIQLLAVAEQCLPGAPLPKVWLADCAGAEQAWTAAVLLAERQLLWRTEIYATVPSDELLDEALSASIPLEKMSAYQQRYEQAGGSGRLSEYFHLENGRLVPVPQLKNRITWAQYNLVTDSSFNEFQLIVCRRALPDFGPLLRRRVLKLFRDSLAVLGVLGIDRELDDEACIAGHYCQLVAGQAWYKRMA; this is encoded by the coding sequence ATGGCGGCGCAGATGGGTGCCGCCATGGAGGAACACCGGCCCGTACCGGACCCGGAAGTGGAAGCGCTGGAACTGTCGCTGCTGCTCGAAGCGGTGGCGCAGCGCTACGGCTTCGACTTCCGCAACCATGACCGGGCCGCGGTCAAGCGCAAGCTGCATGCGCTGATGGCACGGCGCGGCCTCGGCACGCTCTCGCAGTTGCAGGACCGCGTGTTGCACGACGCGGCCACGCCCGGAGCGCTGCTGCGCGCGCTGGGCGTGGCGCCGGCGTCGATGTTCGATGATACGGAAGAGGCAATCCAGCTGCTGGCCGTGGCCGAGCAATGCCTGCCCGGCGCGCCGCTGCCGAAAGTGTGGCTGGCCGATTGCGCGGGCGCCGAGCAGGCATGGACTGCGGCCGTGCTGCTTGCCGAGCGCCAGCTGTTGTGGCGCACGGAGATCTACGCGACCGTGCCTTCCGACGAACTGCTGGACGAAGCGTTGTCCGCCTCGATCCCGCTGGAGAAGATGAGCGCATACCAGCAGCGCTACGAACAGGCCGGCGGCAGCGGCAGGCTGTCCGAATACTTCCATCTCGAAAACGGCCGGCTCGTGCCCGTGCCGCAATTGAAAAACCGAATCACGTGGGCGCAATACAATCTCGTCACGGATTCGTCGTTCAACGAATTCCAGCTGATCGTGTGCCGCCGTGCCCTGCCCGACTTCGGGCCGCTGCTGCGGCGGCGCGTGCTGAAACTGTTCCGCGACAGCCTGGCCGTGCTCGGCGTGCTGGGCATCGACCGCGAACTGGATGACGAAGCATGCATCGCCGGCCATTACTGCCAGTTGGTCGCCGGGCAGGCGTGGTACAAGCGCATGGCTTGA
- the ssuC gene encoding aliphatic sulfonate ABC transporter permease SsuC, translating to MNTAVATSVTAAPRSGGLTRAKAALAPWLLPIALLLAWEVSARTGWLSSRILPEPLAVATAFWTLAASGELWEHLRTSLWRAMSGFAAGAGLGLALGLLTGSFRRAETLLDTTLQMVRNIPALALIPLVILWFGIDETAKLFLLAVGVFFPVYLNTFHGIRATDAGLIEMAKSYGLKGWPLYRDVILPGALPSILVGVRFSLGLVWVLLIVAETISAQAGIGYMTMNAREFLQTDVVLVGILLYAILGKLADLVARALERRLLRWNPSYS from the coding sequence ATGAATACCGCCGTCGCTACCAGCGTCACCGCCGCGCCGCGCTCGGGCGGCCTGACGCGCGCGAAGGCCGCGCTGGCGCCGTGGCTGCTGCCGATCGCGCTGCTGCTGGCGTGGGAAGTGTCGGCCCGCACGGGCTGGCTGTCGAGCCGCATCCTGCCCGAGCCGCTCGCCGTGGCGACGGCGTTCTGGACGCTCGCCGCCTCCGGCGAGCTGTGGGAACACCTGCGCACGAGCCTGTGGCGGGCCATGTCCGGCTTTGCCGCCGGCGCCGGCCTGGGCCTCGCGCTGGGCCTCCTGACGGGGAGCTTCCGCCGCGCCGAGACGCTGCTCGATACCACGCTGCAAATGGTGCGCAACATCCCGGCGCTGGCGCTGATTCCGCTCGTGATCCTGTGGTTCGGCATCGACGAGACCGCGAAACTGTTCCTGCTGGCCGTAGGCGTGTTCTTCCCCGTGTACCTGAACACGTTTCACGGCATCCGCGCCACGGATGCCGGGCTGATCGAGATGGCGAAGAGCTATGGCCTGAAGGGCTGGCCGCTGTACCGCGACGTGATCCTGCCGGGCGCGCTGCCGTCGATCCTCGTCGGCGTGCGCTTCTCGCTGGGCCTCGTATGGGTGCTCCTGATCGTGGCCGAGACGATTTCCGCCCAGGCGGGCATCGGCTACATGACGATGAATGCGCGCGAATTCCTGCAGACGGACGTGGTGCTGGTGGGGATCCTGCTGTACGCGATCCTCGGCAAGCTGGCCGACCTCGTCGCCCGCGCGCTGGAGCGCCGGCTACTGCGCTGGAACCCGAGTTATAGCTGA
- a CDS encoding DoxX family protein — MLKKLIGPSAPDAGLLFARLAGAALLLWVHGLPKLLHWQQELARIDDPLHLGRGLTLACALFAEVLCPFLVAAGLFTRLACLPVLFLLLVSMVLVHADWSIEQGQFGWLLVIVFGTIALAGAGRWSLDRRLAAA, encoded by the coding sequence ATGCTGAAGAAACTCATCGGTCCCTCCGCGCCGGACGCGGGCCTGCTGTTCGCCCGCCTGGCGGGCGCCGCGCTGCTGCTGTGGGTGCACGGCTTGCCGAAGCTGCTGCACTGGCAACAGGAGCTGGCGCGCATCGACGATCCGCTGCACCTGGGCCGCGGCCTGACGCTGGCGTGCGCGCTGTTCGCCGAGGTGCTGTGTCCGTTCCTGGTCGCTGCCGGGCTGTTCACGCGGCTGGCCTGCCTGCCCGTGCTGTTCCTGTTGCTGGTCTCGATGGTGCTGGTGCACGCCGACTGGAGCATCGAGCAGGGGCAGTTCGGCTGGCTGCTGGTGATTGTGTTCGGCACGATCGCGCTGGCCGGCGCGGGCCGCTGGTCGCTCGACCGCCGGCTTGCGGCGGCCTGA
- a CDS encoding chromate transporter, with the protein MTETPVRPRSLTELFIAFTVLALQGFGGVLPVVQREIVERRRWMTQEDFMEEWAVAQTMPGPNVCNLSLVIGNRFFGLRGALAALLGLLLVPALVVLTVGSVYTHYSDHPRVAGALRGMAAVAAGMIAATGIKMAATLRKHPLPLAVTLPLAALGVIGLAVLRVPMLAALLVLGGTGCVLTWRKLKP; encoded by the coding sequence ATGACCGAAACACCCGTCCGCCCGCGTTCCCTCACCGAACTGTTCATTGCCTTTACCGTGCTGGCCCTGCAGGGCTTCGGCGGCGTGCTGCCCGTCGTGCAGCGCGAGATCGTCGAACGGCGGCGCTGGATGACGCAAGAGGATTTCATGGAAGAGTGGGCCGTGGCGCAGACGATGCCGGGCCCGAATGTCTGCAACCTGTCGCTCGTCATCGGCAACCGCTTCTTCGGCTTGCGCGGCGCGCTGGCCGCCTTGCTGGGCCTCTTGCTGGTGCCGGCCCTCGTCGTGCTCACCGTCGGCTCGGTCTACACCCATTACTCGGACCACCCGCGCGTGGCCGGCGCCCTGCGCGGCATGGCCGCGGTGGCGGCCGGCATGATCGCCGCCACCGGCATCAAGATGGCCGCCACGCTGCGCAAGCACCCGCTGCCGCTGGCCGTCACGCTGCCGCTGGCGGCGCTCGGCGTCATCGGGCTTGCGGTGCTGCGGGTGCCCATGCTCGCAGCCCTGCTCGTGCTGGGCGGCACCGGCTGCGTGCTGACGTGGCGGAAGCTCAAGCCATGA
- a CDS encoding amidohydrolase, which translates to MKRLMLAAAIAAAGTNTSMATDLIVTNAKVATMVREGQFAQAVAIDGGKITAVGTNAQVLKRKTSDTQVIDAGGRTVIPGLNDSHLHIIREGLNYNAELRWDGVTSLKRALAMLKEQAARTPPGQWVKVVGGWNEYQFEEKRLPTLAEINAAVPDKPVFLLYLYGLGFLNQKGIETLGYDENTQYKEGVVELGADGKPTGLLIAKPNALILYSTLAKTGMLPRDQQLNSTLQYYRELNRLGITSAIDAGGGGQAYPDDYAVSLELAKNGKLTVRTSYYLFAQKPGKELEDYQRWLTQTKPDKNDHLFYANGYNTEGGGENLVWSAADFENFLEPRPDMPEHMEGELEAVLKLLVKNRWPFRIHATYGESIERDLAVIEKVNKEIPLDGLRWFFDHAETISDAQLARVKKLGGGVAVQNRLYFQGEAYWKRYGAQTRQMPPIRTMLKMGIPVGLGTDGTRVSSYGPWPSIYWAVTGKTAGGLRIWQEEDRLSRHEALQLMTRGSAWMSGEEKVKGTLAVGQYADLVILPQDYFTMSEEGIRNLEAALTIVNGKVVYADDTFGKYAAPAPAVLPEWSPVKHYGGYQNK; encoded by the coding sequence ATGAAGCGACTGATGCTCGCTGCCGCAATCGCGGCGGCAGGGACCAACACATCCATGGCAACCGACCTGATCGTCACCAATGCAAAGGTGGCGACGATGGTCAGGGAAGGCCAGTTCGCCCAGGCCGTGGCGATCGACGGGGGCAAGATCACCGCCGTGGGCACGAATGCCCAGGTACTGAAGCGCAAGACGTCCGATACCCAGGTCATCGACGCAGGCGGGCGCACCGTCATCCCGGGCCTGAACGACTCCCACCTGCACATCATCCGCGAAGGCTTGAACTACAACGCCGAGCTGCGCTGGGACGGCGTCACCTCGCTCAAGCGCGCGCTGGCGATGTTGAAGGAGCAGGCCGCGCGCACGCCGCCGGGGCAATGGGTCAAGGTCGTCGGCGGATGGAACGAATACCAGTTCGAGGAAAAGCGCCTGCCCACGCTGGCCGAAATCAACGCAGCGGTGCCGGATAAGCCGGTCTTCCTGCTGTACCTGTACGGCCTGGGCTTCCTCAATCAGAAGGGCATCGAGACGCTCGGCTACGACGAGAACACGCAATACAAGGAAGGCGTCGTCGAGCTGGGCGCGGACGGCAAGCCCACCGGCCTGTTGATCGCCAAGCCGAACGCGCTGATCCTGTACTCCACGCTCGCCAAGACCGGCATGCTGCCGCGCGACCAGCAGCTGAACTCCACCTTGCAGTACTACCGCGAACTGAACCGCCTCGGCATCACCAGCGCGATCGATGCGGGTGGCGGGGGCCAGGCCTACCCGGACGACTACGCCGTCAGCCTGGAGCTGGCGAAGAACGGCAAGCTGACCGTGCGCACCTCGTACTACCTGTTCGCGCAAAAGCCCGGCAAGGAACTGGAAGACTACCAGCGCTGGCTGACGCAGACGAAGCCCGACAAGAACGACCACCTGTTCTACGCCAACGGCTACAACACCGAGGGCGGTGGCGAGAACCTGGTGTGGAGCGCGGCCGACTTCGAGAACTTCCTGGAGCCGCGCCCGGACATGCCGGAGCACATGGAAGGCGAGCTCGAAGCCGTGTTGAAACTGCTGGTGAAGAACCGCTGGCCGTTCCGCATCCACGCCACCTACGGCGAGTCCATCGAGCGCGACCTGGCCGTCATCGAGAAAGTCAACAAGGAAATCCCGCTGGACGGCCTGCGCTGGTTCTTCGACCACGCCGAAACGATTTCCGATGCGCAGCTGGCCCGCGTGAAAAAGCTGGGCGGCGGCGTGGCCGTTCAGAACCGCCTGTACTTCCAGGGGGAAGCCTACTGGAAGCGCTACGGCGCGCAGACGCGCCAGATGCCGCCGATCCGCACCATGCTGAAGATGGGCATCCCGGTCGGCCTGGGCACCGATGGCACCCGTGTTTCCAGCTATGGTCCATGGCCCTCGATCTACTGGGCCGTGACCGGCAAGACGGCCGGCGGCCTGCGGATCTGGCAGGAGGAGGACCGCCTGTCGCGTCATGAAGCCTTGCAGCTGATGACACGCGGCAGCGCCTGGATGAGCGGCGAGGAAAAGGTCAAGGGCACGCTGGCCGTGGGCCAGTACGCCGACCTGGTGATCCTCCCGCAGGATTACTTCACCATGTCGGAAGAGGGCATTCGTAACCTGGAAGCGGCGCTGACGATCGTCAACGGCAAGGTCGTGTATGCCGATGACACGTTCGGCAAGTACGCGGCACCGGCCCCGGCCGTGCTGCCCGAGTGGAGCCCAGTGAAGCATTACGGCGGCTACCAGAACAAATGA